A genome region from Hydrogenoanaerobacterium saccharovorans includes the following:
- a CDS encoding branched-chain amino acid ABC transporter permease, giving the protein MLFINQIINGVQVGSIYALVALGYTMVYGIVKLINFAHGDFIMVGAYVSLFSIPLLLSMGLPAWLCVVFAVVACSLLGVLTERVAYKPLRNSPRITALITAIAVSLLLENLFMLVFSSSPKPFPAVFDKNQFNWGGVQFSGVTVFTIVVSVITMLALQMFVKNTKMGKAMRAVSEDSGASILMGINSNTTISVTFAIGSGLAAIAAVMYCSAYPLADPYMGSMLGLKAFIAAVLGGIGIIPGAMLGGFVIGLVESMTKAYISSQLADAVVFSILIIVLLVKPTGILGKNVGEKV; this is encoded by the coding sequence ATTCTATTTATCAACCAAATCATCAACGGAGTACAGGTTGGCAGCATCTACGCTCTCGTCGCATTGGGCTATACGATGGTATACGGCATTGTAAAGCTAATAAACTTTGCGCATGGAGATTTTATTATGGTAGGTGCCTATGTTTCTCTGTTCTCCATCCCGTTACTGCTAAGTATGGGGCTGCCTGCATGGCTTTGCGTTGTGTTTGCCGTGGTAGCATGCTCGTTACTGGGCGTTTTAACCGAGCGCGTGGCCTACAAACCCTTGCGTAACTCTCCGCGAATAACTGCGCTGATTACCGCAATTGCGGTGAGCTTGCTGTTAGAAAACTTATTTATGCTTGTATTCTCTTCGTCACCAAAGCCATTCCCCGCGGTGTTTGACAAAAACCAGTTTAATTGGGGCGGGGTTCAGTTCAGCGGTGTAACCGTATTTACGATTGTTGTATCGGTTATTACCATGCTTGCTTTGCAGATGTTTGTAAAAAACACAAAAATGGGCAAGGCAATGCGTGCGGTATCCGAAGACAGCGGTGCTTCTATATTAATGGGTATCAACTCCAATACCACAATTTCTGTTACCTTTGCTATCGGCTCAGGTCTTGCTGCGATTGCAGCAGTCATGTATTGCTCTGCTTATCCCCTTGCAGACCCTTACATGGGCTCTATGCTTGGTCTAAAGGCATTTATTGCAGCGGTTCTCGGTGGTATCGGCATCATCCCGGGCGCTATGCTCGGCGGGTTTGTCATCGGTCTTGTAGAGAGTATGACGAAAGCATACATATCCTCCCAACTGGCAGATGCTGTCGTATTCAGTATTCTGATTATTGTGCTTTTGGTTAAGCCAACCGGAATTCTGGGCAAAAATGTTGGAGAGAAAGTGTAG
- a CDS encoding branched-chain amino acid ABC transporter permease: MKTKSEKPALGQSLSQKQTYQSYLVNLAAVAALFAVLTLLISTGIIDKYITGVIMLVMINIILAVSLIIATGLLGQIALGHAGFMSVGAYSAALFVKYVQSTGIVLIDKATKVPTAAGYGFFLLSLFIGGLVASVFGLIVGIPALRLKGDYLAIITLGFGEIIRVVIENVSFTGGAQGLRSIPRLASFGSVYWVTAAIIAIIFAFAHSRHGRAIKAIREDDIASEACGVSNTYYKVMAFTMSAFFAGIAGAIYAQQMAVLGAKTFNFLKSIDILVIVVLGGLGSVTGSIVAALGLTVLPEALRSFSQYRMLVYSLALIVVMIFKPSGLFGSYEFSLTKLLKHLTQKTQPKQKKDGKDGAEA, from the coding sequence ATGAAAACAAAATCTGAAAAGCCTGCTTTGGGGCAGTCTTTATCACAAAAACAAACTTATCAATCCTATTTGGTAAATCTGGCAGCAGTGGCTGCGTTATTTGCTGTTTTAACCTTATTGATTTCGACAGGTATTATTGATAAATATATCACAGGTGTCATCATGCTTGTGATGATTAACATTATATTGGCAGTATCGCTTATTATAGCCACCGGTCTGCTGGGGCAGATTGCTTTGGGGCATGCAGGCTTTATGTCTGTGGGTGCATATTCCGCTGCACTATTTGTAAAATATGTACAGAGTACGGGAATAGTTTTAATAGATAAAGCAACCAAGGTGCCCACCGCCGCAGGGTACGGTTTTTTCTTGCTGTCTCTGTTCATTGGCGGTTTGGTCGCTTCTGTTTTCGGCTTAATCGTCGGCATCCCCGCTCTGCGCCTAAAGGGCGACTACCTTGCGATTATCACATTGGGTTTTGGTGAAATCATTCGCGTTGTCATCGAAAATGTTTCGTTTACAGGCGGCGCACAAGGTCTGCGCAGCATCCCCCGCCTTGCAAGCTTTGGCAGCGTTTACTGGGTAACGGCGGCTATTATTGCAATTATATTTGCTTTTGCGCATTCACGGCACGGCAGAGCCATCAAAGCAATCCGTGAAGACGACATTGCATCGGAGGCATGCGGCGTTTCAAACACCTATTACAAGGTTATGGCTTTCACTATGTCGGCATTCTTTGCAGGCATCGCCGGTGCTATCTACGCCCAGCAGATGGCGGTTTTGGGCGCAAAAACGTTTAACTTTTTAAAGTCTATCGATATTCTTGTAATTGTGGTTTTAGGCGGTTTGGGCTCGGTCACAGGTTCGATTGTAGCGGCATTGGGGCTTACCGTATTGCCCGAGGCATTGCGCAGCTTTTCGCAGTACCGCATGCTGGTGTACTCGCTGGCACTTATCGTTGTTATGATCTTTAAGCCCTCCGGTTTGTTTGGCAGTTATGAGTTTTCACTTACCAAACTGCTGAAACATCTCACTCAAAAAACTCAACCCAAGCAAAAGAAAGACGGAAAGGACGGTGCCGAGGCATGA
- a CDS encoding ABC transporter ATP-binding protein codes for MKEPVLKVEHLGITFGGLKAVEDFHVEIGKSELVGLIGPNGAGKTTVFNLLTGVYQPTEGAIYLDGKPMTGKKPHQMVAAGIARTFQNIRLFKELTVLDNVKVAFNQNMKYSVLQGIFRTSAYWKEELAIDEKARQLLRVFKMEDYADHVAANLPYGQQRKLEIARALATGAKILLLDEPAAGMNPTETVELMDAIQTIREKFQISILLIEHDMSLVMSVCERIVVIDYGHIIAAGTPFEIANNPKVIGAYLGADEE; via the coding sequence ATGAAAGAACCTGTTTTAAAAGTGGAACATCTGGGCATCACCTTTGGCGGTTTGAAAGCAGTTGAAGACTTTCATGTTGAAATCGGCAAAAGCGAACTGGTTGGTTTAATCGGGCCCAACGGCGCGGGCAAAACCACTGTATTCAATCTGCTTACCGGAGTATATCAGCCTACCGAAGGCGCTATTTATCTCGATGGTAAACCCATGACAGGCAAAAAGCCTCATCAGATGGTTGCTGCAGGCATTGCGAGAACCTTTCAAAATATCCGCTTGTTTAAAGAATTAACTGTGTTGGATAATGTAAAAGTTGCATTTAATCAGAATATGAAATATTCTGTTTTACAGGGCATTTTCCGCACTTCTGCTTATTGGAAAGAAGAACTTGCCATTGATGAAAAAGCACGTCAGCTGTTACGTGTGTTTAAAATGGAAGACTATGCCGACCACGTTGCCGCAAACCTGCCCTATGGCCAGCAGCGTAAATTAGAGATTGCCCGCGCACTGGCAACCGGTGCAAAAATATTGCTGCTAGACGAACCCGCGGCAGGCATGAATCCAACCGAAACCGTAGAGCTGATGGATGCGATCCAAACAATCCGTGAAAAATTCCAAATCTCAATTTTACTGATTGAGCACGATATGAGCCTTGTTATGAGCGTGTGTGAGCGCATTGTGGTAATTGATTACGGCCATATTATTGCAGCGGGTACACCGTTTGAAATTGCAAATAATCCTAAGGTCATCGGGGCATATCTAGGCGCTGATGAAGAATAA
- a CDS encoding ABC transporter ATP-binding protein has translation MLKVEDLNVHYGAIHAIHGVSLEVHEGEIVSLIGANGAGKTTVLQTITGLIKSTSGSAVLDENDLFAIEPPKIVKLGMAHVPEGRRIFSQMTVAENLEMGAFIRNDNDGIEKDMDDIYGYFPRLKERAKQLAGTLSGGEQQMLAIGRALMSKPRILLMDEPSMGLSPLLVKEIFAIIKELNKKGMTILLVEQNAKMALSIANRAYVLETGNMVMSGDAKEMLQNDKVRKAYLGA, from the coding sequence ATGCTGAAAGTTGAAGATTTAAATGTGCATTATGGCGCAATTCATGCAATCCATGGGGTTAGCCTTGAGGTACACGAAGGTGAGATTGTCTCGCTGATCGGGGCAAATGGTGCAGGCAAAACCACTGTTTTGCAAACAATTACCGGGCTGATAAAATCCACCTCCGGTTCGGCTGTGTTAGATGAAAACGACCTGTTCGCCATTGAGCCCCCAAAAATTGTCAAACTCGGAATGGCGCATGTGCCCGAAGGTCGTCGCATTTTTTCGCAGATGACAGTGGCGGAAAACCTTGAAATGGGTGCGTTTATTCGAAATGATAACGACGGAATAGAAAAAGATATGGATGATATCTACGGATATTTCCCCCGCTTAAAAGAGCGTGCAAAGCAGCTTGCGGGTACACTTTCGGGCGGCGAACAACAAATGCTGGCTATCGGCCGCGCACTGATGAGTAAACCCAGAATCCTTTTGATGGATGAACCATCTATGGGGCTTTCTCCCCTGTTGGTAAAAGAAATTTTTGCTATTATTAAGGAGCTCAACAAAAAAGGGATGACCATTTTGCTGGTAGAACAAAATGCTAAAATGGCGCTCTCAATTGCCAACCGTGCCTATGTATTGGAGACAGGCAATATGGTTATGAGCGGTGATGCAAAAGAAATGCTGCAAAACGACAAAGTGCGCAAAGCGTATTTGGGTGCATAA
- a CDS encoding DUF3298 and DUF4163 domain-containing protein: MFYDSVLIKSITIQRKMYYKENLLLSYKIEYPQFVSAKFQSAVIRMNVHYKRKALEFQKYCENKLFKMAVEQYEYSVENGFPVRAFEAILNYTVTYNHDCTVSMYFQQYEYTGGAHGNTIQYSDTWNLQDARRMKLWQFFSRSVNYRHYILTQINLQIAKQIANGENIYFDNYEQNVANYFNQESFYLTPKGVVVYFQQYEIAPYASGIPEFTIPYLKGVVLRPRCH; the protein is encoded by the coding sequence ATGTTTTACGATAGTGTTTTAATTAAAAGCATTACTATCCAAAGAAAAATGTACTATAAAGAAAATCTTTTGCTGAGTTACAAAATTGAGTACCCGCAATTTGTGTCTGCAAAGTTTCAGTCAGCCGTTATCCGGATGAATGTTCATTACAAAAGAAAAGCACTGGAGTTTCAAAAATACTGTGAAAACAAACTATTTAAAATGGCAGTGGAACAATATGAATATTCTGTAGAAAACGGCTTTCCTGTCAGGGCATTTGAGGCAATTTTAAATTATACGGTTACCTATAATCATGACTGTACGGTGAGTATGTACTTTCAGCAGTATGAGTATACCGGCGGTGCACATGGTAACACCATTCAATACTCAGATACATGGAATTTGCAAGATGCACGCCGCATGAAATTGTGGCAATTTTTCTCTCGTTCTGTAAATTATCGTCACTATATTCTTACGCAAATCAATTTGCAAATCGCAAAGCAAATTGCGAACGGAGAAAATATCTATTTTGATAATTACGAACAAAATGTCGCAAATTATTTTAATCAAGAAAGTTTTTATCTAACACCAAAAGGGGTGGTTGTTTACTTTCAGCAATACGAAATTGCCCCGTACGCAAGCGGAATACCCGAATTTACCATACCATATTTAAAGGGTGTTGTTCTGCGCCCCAGATGCCACTGA
- a CDS encoding zinc-ribbon domain containing protein: MNQDKTLICKDCGAEFIFTAGEQDFYAEKGFTNEPQRCKACRNSRKNSNGNSSQREMFTATCASCGCEARVPFQPREDRPIYCSDCFSKQR, translated from the coding sequence ATGAATCAAGACAAAACCCTTATCTGTAAAGATTGTGGCGCAGAATTTATCTTCACTGCCGGTGAGCAAGATTTTTATGCTGAAAAAGGCTTCACCAATGAGCCTCAGAGATGCAAAGCTTGCCGTAATTCTCGCAAGAATTCCAATGGCAACTCTTCTCAGAGAGAAATGTTCACTGCTACATGTGCATCTTGTGGTTGTGAGGCAAGAGTTCCTTTCCAGCCGAGAGAAGACCGTCCGATTTATTGCAGCGACTGCTTCTCCAAACAGAGATAA
- a CDS encoding HD-GYP domain-containing protein, producing MIYVPLKHLKPGMILARDVTCGSCFFSLLVAGQKLSSSIIAKLAKNNIQGVYIQSQFCGDLEVTEVVDSELKQTVITELKHFYNDYASHATISLSSIKAISNTVNDLVNHILSKEECLINIVDIKDYDTYTYTHSMYVCILCILIGIQQCYPKSTLTELGICGLLHDIGKLDVPLEIINKKSVLTNEEFKVMQSHPDKAVVRLSPCHQISSAVLKGILTHHEKYNGTGYPQGLMGKNIPLYGRITALADVYDALTSQRSYRKAWSSSDAIEYMMGCADTHFDFELLQSFLKTVAIYPVGTVVELSNGFIAVVIQNSAQNILRPKIRLLLPQEHTGEEIDLADTNNEYLNVTIKGVADDEMAFPEILFV from the coding sequence ATGATATATGTTCCATTAAAACATTTAAAACCGGGTATGATCCTTGCGCGGGATGTTACCTGCGGATCATGTTTTTTTTCTCTGCTAGTTGCGGGGCAAAAACTATCGTCTTCCATTATAGCTAAACTCGCTAAAAATAATATTCAAGGTGTATATATTCAAAGCCAATTCTGCGGCGATTTAGAAGTGACTGAAGTTGTTGATTCTGAACTGAAACAGACAGTAATTACGGAATTGAAGCATTTTTACAATGATTATGCAAGCCATGCAACCATATCTCTCTCCTCAATCAAAGCTATTTCCAATACCGTTAATGATTTGGTTAATCATATTCTTTCGAAAGAAGAATGTTTAATTAATATTGTCGACATTAAAGATTACGATACCTATACCTACACCCACAGCATGTACGTGTGTATATTATGCATACTTATTGGCATCCAACAATGCTACCCGAAATCGACATTAACAGAGTTAGGTATCTGTGGCCTTTTGCACGATATTGGTAAATTGGATGTTCCGCTGGAGATTATCAATAAAAAAAGCGTACTTACAAATGAAGAATTTAAGGTTATGCAGTCTCACCCCGATAAAGCGGTTGTTCGCCTTAGCCCTTGCCATCAAATATCTTCAGCAGTGCTGAAAGGGATTTTAACCCACCACGAAAAATATAATGGAACCGGTTACCCTCAAGGTCTTATGGGGAAAAACATCCCTTTGTATGGAAGAATTACTGCTTTGGCAGATGTTTATGATGCATTAACTTCGCAAAGGTCTTATCGAAAGGCTTGGTCTTCCAGTGATGCAATCGAGTACATGATGGGCTGTGCCGATACTCATTTTGACTTTGAGCTTTTGCAGTCATTTTTAAAAACAGTTGCTATCTATCCGGTGGGAACGGTTGTAGAGTTGAGCAATGGGTTTATTGCAGTAGTAATACAAAACTCTGCGCAAAATATCTTGCGCCCCAAAATACGCTTGTTGCTTCCCCAAGAGCATACTGGTGAAGAAATAGACCTTGCTGATACCAACAACGAATACTTAAATGTTACAATTAAAGGTGTAGCCGATGATGAAATGGCTTTTCCTGAAATATTGTTTGTTTAG